The following proteins are co-located in the Gordonia polyisoprenivorans genome:
- a CDS encoding MFS transporter → MQLRGLDRPQTMPVTEKSMTPSKCGAPPLSTDSAVAKPAARAGLILAALAAGFVMASLDVTVVNVAGADIQQYLGASLGELTWIIDGYVLTFASLLMLGGALANRLGARRLYISGMVVFFVASLACALSPSAGVLIAARLVQGAGAALFMPSSLSLLVFAFPEKRLRTKMLGLWSAIVATAAGLGPTIGGLLVGLFGWQSIFLINLPVGILGIVLTMRYIAPAAGREIRIAVPGHGLWIAALAALSFALIEGPRRGWVSGPVLTAYIVLIIAAAVLIGYERRVVDLVMPWELFRRKAFTGANSVGFLFNLALYGSMFMLALYLQHARGATPFEAGLQLLPMTIWFPLGNLVYSRISAKFSNGAMLTLFLVIAAVASLTMITVSSSMPYWLLALAVGIANIGAGIISPGMTAALVDSAGTEHANVAGSVLNANRQIGTLVGIAIMSVILSSANDWNSAAAVSFLVIGVAYATAAVGAWLLIQRPEHMLTSR, encoded by the coding sequence ATGCAGCTCCGCGGTCTAGACCGTCCACAAACGATGCCCGTCACGGAGAAATCGATGACACCCTCAAAGTGTGGCGCTCCGCCACTATCGACCGACTCGGCAGTAGCCAAACCCGCAGCGCGAGCTGGACTCATCCTGGCCGCGCTCGCCGCTGGTTTCGTCATGGCCTCTCTCGACGTCACTGTCGTCAACGTTGCCGGCGCCGACATTCAGCAGTACCTTGGCGCCTCGCTCGGCGAGCTCACCTGGATCATCGACGGCTATGTCCTGACCTTCGCATCACTGCTGATGCTCGGCGGCGCCCTGGCCAACAGGTTGGGAGCCAGAAGGCTCTACATCTCGGGCATGGTCGTATTCTTCGTCGCGTCACTGGCCTGTGCGCTGTCGCCCAGCGCTGGTGTCCTGATCGCCGCCCGCCTGGTCCAGGGTGCCGGTGCGGCATTGTTCATGCCCAGCTCACTGTCGCTACTGGTTTTCGCCTTCCCTGAAAAACGGCTGCGCACAAAGATGCTCGGTCTTTGGTCAGCGATCGTGGCCACCGCAGCTGGGCTGGGACCCACCATCGGCGGACTACTCGTCGGACTGTTCGGTTGGCAAAGCATCTTCCTGATCAACCTGCCGGTCGGAATCCTCGGCATCGTCCTGACGATGCGTTACATCGCGCCCGCCGCAGGGCGCGAGATCCGAATCGCAGTCCCCGGACACGGTCTGTGGATCGCAGCACTGGCGGCGTTGAGTTTCGCGCTGATTGAAGGGCCGCGCCGCGGCTGGGTGTCCGGACCGGTCCTGACCGCCTACATCGTCCTGATCATCGCCGCAGCGGTGCTCATCGGGTACGAGCGGAGGGTCGTTGATCTAGTGATGCCGTGGGAATTGTTCCGCCGCAAAGCTTTTACCGGCGCCAACTCCGTCGGTTTCCTGTTCAACCTCGCGCTCTACGGCAGCATGTTCATGCTCGCGCTCTACCTGCAGCACGCCCGCGGAGCCACCCCGTTCGAAGCAGGACTGCAACTACTTCCCATGACTATTTGGTTCCCATTGGGCAACCTCGTCTACTCCAGGATCTCCGCCAAATTCTCCAACGGGGCGATGTTGACGCTGTTTCTGGTGATTGCGGCGGTGGCATCACTGACGATGATCACCGTATCGTCCTCGATGCCATACTGGCTGCTGGCGCTGGCCGTCGGCATCGCGAATATCGGGGCCGGAATCATCTCTCCAGGCATGACCGCAGCACTCGTCGACTCAGCAGGAACCGAGCACGCCAACGTCGCCGGCTCAGTGCTCAACGCCAACCGACAAATCGGCACCCTCGTAGGAATCGCAATCATGAGCGTCATCCTCAGCAGCGCCAACGACTGGAACAGCGCCGCAGCCGTGTCCTTCCTGGTGATCGGCGTCGCCTACGCCACCGCAGCCGTTGGAGCATGGCTTCTCATCCAGCGCCCCGAACACATGCTGACGTCACGGTGA
- a CDS encoding ArsR/SmtB family transcription factor encodes MATKTSERITDHLPARDITLQGLLDALADPVRRSIVRQLAESEHEIVCGAFDIDVTYSTRTHHFKVLRQAGIIEQHYEGTMKMNTLRRSDVDAAAPGLLDAVINAASRDAQRPPAP; translated from the coding sequence TTGGCTACCAAGACCAGCGAGCGCATCACTGATCACCTGCCGGCGCGGGATATCACGCTGCAGGGCCTGCTCGATGCTCTCGCTGATCCAGTGCGACGAAGCATCGTGCGCCAGCTCGCCGAATCTGAACACGAGATCGTCTGCGGCGCATTCGATATCGATGTCACGTACTCAACACGAACGCACCACTTCAAGGTTCTGCGCCAAGCCGGAATCATCGAGCAACACTACGAAGGAACCATGAAGATGAACACGCTCCGGCGCAGCGATGTCGACGCGGCCGCGCCGGGACTGCTCGACGCCGTCATCAACGCGGCCAGCCGCGACGCCCAGCGGCCTCCCGCCCCCTAA
- a CDS encoding superoxide dismutase encodes MAEYTLPDLPYDYAALEPHISGRIMELHHDKHHATYVKGANDTLDKLAEARADGSIAGKVYGLSATLSFHLGGHTNHSIFWKNLSPNGGDKPEGDLAAAIDDQFGGFDKFQAHFTAAATTLQGSGWAILGYDTIGGKLVILQLTDQSGNIPAAIIPVVMLDMWEHAFYLDYQNVKPDYVKAWWNVVNWADAAERFGRATSQGKGLIVPA; translated from the coding sequence GTGGCTGAATACACCTTGCCGGATCTCCCTTACGACTACGCGGCACTGGAGCCGCACATCTCCGGCAGGATCATGGAGCTCCATCACGACAAGCACCACGCCACCTACGTCAAGGGCGCCAACGACACCCTCGACAAACTGGCCGAGGCTCGTGCAGACGGCTCGATCGCCGGCAAGGTCTACGGACTGTCGGCAACCCTGTCGTTCCACCTGGGTGGCCACACCAACCACTCGATCTTCTGGAAGAACCTGTCGCCGAACGGTGGCGACAAGCCCGAGGGCGACCTGGCCGCGGCCATCGACGACCAGTTCGGTGGCTTCGACAAGTTCCAGGCCCACTTCACCGCTGCGGCGACCACGCTGCAGGGGTCGGGCTGGGCGATCCTGGGCTACGACACCATCGGTGGCAAGCTCGTGATCCTGCAGCTGACCGACCAGAGCGGCAACATCCCCGCCGCGATCATCCCGGTCGTCATGCTCGACATGTGGGAGCACGCCTTCTACCTCGACTACCAGAACGTCAAGCCGGACTACGTCAAGGCCTGGTGGAACGTGGTCAACTGGGCCGACGCCGCCGAGCGCTTCGGCCGGGCGACCTCGCAGGGCAAGGGCCTCATCGTCCCCGCCTGA
- the msrA gene encoding peptide-methionine (S)-S-oxide reductase MsrA — MSWLDELLTSRSGKQQLISADAALPGRATPVPLAAENIVLHHPMRGESADDGPGIGVFPDGLSAVVLAGGCFWGIEEIFWQVPGVWTTAVGYAGGYTPNPTYEETCTARTGHTESTLVVFDPTQVSLEKILQIFWENHDPTQEMRQGNDIGTQYRSAIFTLSDADAETAKASAATFQKALDAAGLGPITTEIAALERAGDGHFYYAEDYHQQYLAKNPHGYRCHAATGVTYPT, encoded by the coding sequence ATGTCGTGGCTTGACGAGCTCCTCACCTCCCGCTCCGGAAAACAGCAGCTGATCTCGGCCGATGCGGCGTTGCCGGGTCGTGCGACGCCGGTCCCACTCGCCGCGGAGAACATCGTGTTGCACCACCCGATGCGTGGTGAATCCGCCGACGACGGACCCGGCATCGGCGTCTTTCCCGACGGGCTCTCGGCGGTTGTCCTGGCCGGCGGTTGCTTCTGGGGTATCGAGGAGATCTTCTGGCAGGTTCCGGGAGTGTGGACCACCGCGGTCGGCTACGCCGGCGGTTACACACCCAACCCGACCTATGAGGAGACCTGCACCGCTCGCACCGGGCACACGGAGTCGACGCTGGTCGTATTCGATCCCACGCAGGTCAGCCTTGAGAAGATCCTGCAGATCTTCTGGGAGAACCACGACCCGACGCAGGAGATGCGGCAGGGCAACGACATCGGCACCCAGTACCGTTCGGCGATCTTCACCCTTTCCGATGCCGACGCCGAGACGGCCAAGGCGAGTGCGGCCACCTTCCAGAAAGCACTCGACGCCGCCGGTCTGGGGCCGATCACCACCGAGATCGCAGCCCTCGAGCGGGCCGGTGACGGACATTTCTACTACGCCGAGGACTATCACCAGCAGTACCTCGCGAAGAACCCGCACGGGTATCGCTGCCACGCGGCCACCGGCGTCACCTACCCGACCTGA
- a CDS encoding winged helix DNA-binding domain-containing protein encodes MLPSITAGQWNRTLLRRQHLLARADEDAIEVIDRLVGMQSQDPKAAFFGLQCRIEGFEPDELDELLTDREVVRMTLLRGTVFLVDGADARWIRPLAQPVLDGELRSAHASKLASTTPAAVIDDARELLGDGPLGGDELGRALAERHPGEKPSTLTAMARCALPLVQTPPRGLWRGSGRPTYALLDDWIGPGDPALDGEEARRELIRLYLRGFGPASVSAIGKWSGLKGLRPLVEQMEREWELAAYTGPQGQTLYDLEGLDLADEDEPAPVRLIAPFDHVLVAQGDRARIADDDLFARTVTPNGRSPGFVLVDGRLAGTWRIPPGTDTVETDLFGMPSRVVRTELDAEITRLREWVRRSNTDVSNTDVTAPSADSGR; translated from the coding sequence GTGCTCCCATCCATCACCGCCGGGCAGTGGAATCGCACACTGCTGCGTCGTCAACATCTGCTCGCCCGCGCCGATGAGGACGCCATCGAGGTGATCGACCGGCTCGTCGGCATGCAGTCGCAGGACCCGAAAGCCGCTTTCTTCGGATTACAGTGCCGCATCGAGGGTTTCGAACCCGACGAACTCGATGAGCTGCTCACCGACCGGGAGGTCGTGCGGATGACGTTGCTGCGCGGCACCGTCTTTCTCGTCGACGGCGCCGACGCCCGCTGGATTCGTCCGCTCGCGCAGCCGGTCCTCGACGGCGAACTGCGCTCGGCGCACGCATCCAAGCTCGCGTCGACCACCCCGGCGGCGGTGATCGACGATGCCCGGGAGTTGTTGGGCGACGGCCCGCTCGGAGGCGACGAGCTCGGACGCGCTCTCGCCGAACGGCATCCCGGAGAGAAGCCGTCGACGCTGACCGCGATGGCACGATGCGCATTGCCGCTCGTGCAGACCCCGCCGCGCGGGCTCTGGCGGGGCAGTGGCCGCCCGACCTATGCACTTCTCGACGACTGGATCGGTCCCGGTGACCCGGCGCTCGACGGCGAGGAAGCCCGCCGCGAACTGATCCGGCTCTACCTGCGCGGCTTCGGCCCGGCGTCGGTAAGCGCGATCGGAAAGTGGTCGGGGCTCAAGGGGTTACGTCCGCTCGTGGAACAGATGGAGCGCGAGTGGGAGCTGGCCGCCTACACCGGACCGCAGGGGCAGACCCTTTACGACCTCGAAGGTCTCGACCTCGCCGACGAGGACGAGCCCGCGCCCGTCCGGCTGATCGCGCCATTCGATCACGTCCTCGTCGCCCAGGGCGATCGGGCCCGCATCGCCGACGACGACCTGTTCGCGCGGACCGTCACCCCCAACGGGCGCTCCCCGGGCTTCGTCCTCGTCGACGGCCGGCTGGCCGGCACCTGGCGGATACCGCCGGGCACCGACACCGTGGAGACCGACCTGTTCGGTATGCCGAGCCGCGTCGTGCGGACCGAACTCGACGCCGAGATCACCCGATTGCGGGAGTGGGTGCGTCGAAGCAACACCGATGTCAGCAACACCGATGTCACTGCCCCGTCCGCGGATTCCGGTCGGTGA
- a CDS encoding VOC family protein has protein sequence MQIRWLTAFLDFGASQFGTEVTYWRAITGSTVSPPRGEHREFATLEPFSGDAHLRVQRVQDGAGGVHLDIHVEDPRAAAIEAGDLGATLVADHPTHLVYDSPAGMRFCLVPAVGSPRRARPIRWPEDTISIIDQICIDVPASLFDREVVFWSQLTGWPTSQRARAEFVALRRDPALSLGILLQRLDSAGDSGGGTETDKGTDTNRGTGQASAHLDLATTSVDDEVGRHEDWGARVVARYPSWTVMADPVGRYYCITDRNPRTGQ, from the coding sequence GTGCAGATCCGCTGGCTCACGGCGTTCCTGGACTTCGGAGCGTCGCAATTCGGGACCGAGGTCACCTATTGGCGCGCGATCACCGGATCGACGGTGTCACCCCCGCGCGGTGAGCACCGCGAATTCGCCACGCTCGAGCCCTTCAGCGGCGACGCCCATCTGCGGGTGCAGCGGGTGCAGGACGGCGCCGGTGGCGTTCACCTCGACATCCACGTCGAGGACCCGCGGGCCGCGGCCATCGAGGCCGGCGACCTGGGGGCGACCCTCGTCGCCGATCACCCGACCCATCTGGTCTACGACTCCCCCGCCGGTATGCGGTTCTGCCTGGTGCCCGCGGTGGGCTCGCCGCGTCGTGCCCGTCCGATCCGGTGGCCGGAGGACACGATCTCGATCATCGACCAGATCTGTATCGATGTACCGGCATCTCTGTTCGATCGCGAGGTCGTCTTCTGGTCACAGTTGACGGGCTGGCCGACGAGCCAGCGGGCGCGTGCCGAATTCGTCGCGCTACGCCGCGACCCCGCATTGAGCCTGGGAATCCTGTTGCAGCGCTTGGATTCCGCAGGTGATTCCGGCGGTGGCACCGAAACCGACAAGGGCACCGATACCAACAGGGGCACCGGGCAAGCGTCGGCCCATCTCGACCTGGCCACCACGTCGGTCGACGACGAGGTGGGCCGTCACGAGGACTGGGGTGCCCGCGTCGTGGCGCGGTACCCGTCGTGGACGGTGATGGCCGACCCGGTCGGCAGGTACTACTGCATCACCGACCGGAATCCGCGGACGGGGCAGTGA
- a CDS encoding S49 family peptidase, which yields MSRGPLGRIAKKLAHKRSDKVAVVRLDGVIGHGGPGRPGLSTTSVEPVLTRAFGIEHLRAVVIVINSPGGSPTQSEYIAERIRQLASEKGVRVLAFCEDVVASGGYWIACAADEIYAAHTSLVGSIGVVSSGFGFVDVLGRLGVERRLYSAGENKVRLDSFSPEKADDVEWLQGLQHQLHETFIRWVRQRRGKRLAADEDVLFTGDVWIGERAAELGLVDGIGVMRSVVAEHYPDAEITVVDAPKPLLARIVGDQVRASVVAEELIGGAVSALERASAVRLR from the coding sequence ATGAGCCGTGGACCGCTGGGGCGGATAGCGAAGAAGCTGGCGCACAAGCGGTCGGACAAGGTTGCCGTGGTGCGCCTGGACGGGGTGATCGGCCATGGCGGTCCGGGGCGGCCGGGATTGTCGACGACGAGCGTCGAGCCGGTTCTCACACGCGCCTTCGGCATCGAGCATCTGCGCGCGGTCGTCATCGTCATCAATTCGCCCGGTGGGTCGCCGACGCAGTCGGAGTACATTGCCGAACGCATCCGGCAACTCGCCTCGGAGAAGGGCGTGCGCGTCCTGGCGTTCTGCGAGGATGTCGTCGCCTCCGGCGGGTACTGGATCGCATGTGCGGCCGACGAGATCTATGCCGCCCACACCTCGCTCGTCGGCTCGATCGGTGTGGTGTCGTCCGGCTTCGGGTTCGTCGATGTCCTCGGTCGGCTCGGGGTGGAACGGCGTCTGTACTCGGCCGGTGAGAACAAGGTGCGGCTCGACTCCTTCTCGCCGGAGAAGGCCGACGACGTCGAATGGTTGCAGGGGTTGCAGCACCAACTCCACGAGACGTTCATCCGGTGGGTGCGCCAACGCCGCGGTAAACGACTGGCCGCCGACGAAGACGTCTTGTTCACCGGGGACGTGTGGATCGGCGAGCGGGCTGCCGAACTGGGACTCGTCGACGGCATCGGGGTCATGCGGTCGGTGGTGGCCGAGCACTATCCCGACGCCGAGATCACCGTCGTCGACGCCCCCAAACCGCTGCTCGCGCGGATCGTCGGCGATCAGGTCCGGGCGTCGGTGGTCGCCGAGGAGTTGATCGGCGGCGCGGTGAGTGCGCTCGAACGTGCCAGCGCGGTGCGGTTGCGCTGA
- a CDS encoding rhodanese-like domain-containing protein, with amino-acid sequence MGEIPQVPVTELPNDFSTATDKVLLDVREDDEWVDGHVRGAVHIPLGEVPGRLDEIDPGTDLYVICHSSGRSMRVLQYLLQVGYDGSCVRGGMLAWRENGKPVETGSGPV; translated from the coding sequence ATGGGCGAGATTCCACAGGTTCCCGTGACCGAGCTGCCGAACGACTTCAGCACCGCCACCGACAAGGTACTGCTCGACGTCCGTGAGGACGACGAGTGGGTCGACGGCCACGTCCGCGGCGCCGTGCACATTCCCCTCGGCGAGGTCCCGGGCCGACTCGACGAGATCGATCCCGGCACCGACCTCTACGTCATCTGTCACTCGAGCGGGCGGTCGATGCGGGTCCTGCAGTATCTGCTGCAGGTCGGCTACGACGGCAGCTGTGTGCGTGGCGGGATGCTGGCCTGGCGCGAGAACGGCAAACCGGTGGAAACCGGATCGGGGCCGGTCTGA
- a CDS encoding DUF4328 domain-containing protein, with translation MASDADAAAVVAAHQQAPSAPPRPAAYGPAAPQQSGARPTGVRPPSGPPRMYGGRRVRWVARRPADTLPPPRPPRRTGPRLIPRYVYLPRWGLVDTPVTEDEPRNSPARLGVALTGALQIAGAAFVASTCAHLLRYLLLVINRSTTLPGWLIGLSTVLVLAAGMLAIAGFVYATVVFVRWVLAVRAETFGARGFFDPRPRWQSIPLAAVPLVNVAGAVLLLQEPAEMLDDVARSAARTRLRKLWVGWTVVNVIAVLTGITWWVGAASGSIQTGANALFMVVLTAAVSAAFAFWAAHRLPAVFSGSSAEPKVPAHRWVVVA, from the coding sequence GTGGCCTCCGACGCCGACGCCGCCGCGGTCGTCGCCGCCCACCAGCAGGCGCCGAGCGCGCCGCCGCGTCCGGCCGCCTACGGTCCGGCGGCTCCGCAGCAGTCCGGTGCGCGCCCGACCGGTGTGCGCCCACCGTCTGGTCCGCCGCGGATGTACGGCGGCCGCCGGGTGCGATGGGTGGCCCGCCGCCCGGCCGACACCCTGCCGCCGCCGCGCCCGCCACGGCGTACCGGCCCGCGGCTGATCCCGCGGTACGTCTACCTCCCTCGGTGGGGTCTCGTCGACACCCCGGTCACCGAGGATGAGCCGCGCAACTCTCCCGCCCGCCTGGGGGTGGCACTGACCGGTGCCTTGCAGATCGCCGGGGCCGCGTTCGTCGCGTCGACGTGCGCGCACCTGCTGCGCTATCTCTTGCTGGTGATCAACCGATCGACGACGCTGCCCGGCTGGTTGATCGGTCTGAGCACGGTGCTGGTGTTGGCCGCGGGCATGCTGGCGATCGCCGGATTCGTCTACGCGACCGTCGTCTTCGTCCGGTGGGTTCTGGCCGTGCGAGCCGAAACCTTCGGCGCGCGGGGGTTTTTCGACCCACGTCCGCGGTGGCAGAGCATTCCGCTGGCCGCGGTCCCGCTGGTCAATGTCGCCGGCGCCGTGCTGCTGTTGCAGGAACCCGCCGAGATGCTCGACGACGTCGCTCGCAGTGCCGCGCGTACCCGGTTGCGCAAGCTCTGGGTGGGTTGGACGGTGGTCAACGTGATCGCCGTGCTCACCGGCATCACCTGGTGGGTGGGTGCGGCGTCCGGCTCCATCCAGACCGGCGCGAACGCCCTGTTCATGGTCGTGCTCACCGCGGCGGTCTCGGCGGCGTTCGCCTTCTGGGCCGCACATCGGTTGCCCGCGGTGTTCTCGGGGAGCTCCGCCGAACCGAAAGTCCCCGCACACCGATGGGTGGTGGTCGCATGA
- a CDS encoding glycerophosphodiester phosphodiesterase: MNLAEQVSRSGKPAVVAHRGASADVAEHTLAAYELALEQGADGLECDVRLTADHELVCIHDRTVDRTSDGTGIVSEMTLAQLRELDFGSWHAGGGPAKVLTLAELLTLTLDWRRPVRLFIETKHPVRFGSLVEQQLLSTLHDFGVATPPSADHSRAVVISFSSAGVWRIRRHAPILPTILLGETARVLGGSAATAVGATGIGPSVETLRMHPELVDKAAAAGRVTYCWTVDEAADVQLCADLGVRWIATNHPQKVRDWLVTVD, encoded by the coding sequence ATGAACCTCGCCGAGCAGGTCTCGCGGTCGGGTAAACCGGCGGTCGTCGCACATCGCGGTGCATCTGCCGATGTGGCCGAACACACCTTGGCCGCTTACGAACTCGCGCTCGAACAAGGTGCCGACGGACTCGAGTGCGACGTCCGCCTGACCGCCGACCACGAGCTGGTGTGCATCCACGACCGCACGGTTGACCGCACCTCCGACGGCACCGGCATCGTCAGCGAGATGACGCTGGCGCAACTGCGCGAACTGGACTTCGGCAGCTGGCATGCCGGGGGTGGCCCGGCCAAGGTCCTGACCCTCGCCGAATTGCTGACACTGACCCTGGACTGGCGTCGCCCGGTGCGGTTGTTCATCGAGACCAAGCATCCGGTGCGCTTCGGTAGCCTCGTCGAACAACAACTGCTATCCACCCTGCACGACTTCGGTGTGGCGACCCCGCCGTCGGCGGATCACAGTCGGGCCGTGGTCATCTCGTTCTCGTCGGCGGGGGTGTGGCGCATCCGCCGGCACGCGCCGATCCTGCCGACCATCCTGCTCGGCGAGACCGCGCGCGTCCTCGGTGGCAGCGCCGCGACCGCCGTCGGCGCCACCGGCATCGGCCCGTCGGTGGAGACGCTGCGGATGCATCCCGAACTCGTCGACAAGGCCGCCGCCGCGGGCCGCGTCACCTACTGCTGGACCGTCGACGAGGCGGCCGACGTCCAGCTGTGTGCCGACCTCGGCGTTCGCTGGATCGCCACCAACCACCCGCAGAAGGTGCGCGACTGGCTCGTCACCGTCGACTGA
- a CDS encoding DUF5926 family protein, translated as MGKKSKRGSGPRPGSNRAERVAARKARAAAALEPSPRPFAGLAAECDLVALRAFVPSATAVLDLIEPGPPQPELTSVMPDDTTPAPPTPDPTRNNVALATILPGAVAAITREVRGATEGLAALQTDPDPDDLNRALAAAIEWAAHTGPGNEYRHGGEETDGPELADILDVDAQLPIIVHNDFSWWFPPGNEMPPEIAAMLERANETVLPTARMHVDSGNGAPWWVDAGERAHLRWVRPEPEDDVMTALARLHAAGRLTLGEGSRFAGSFRTHGLLVPVFDLDNERHHEEWYDALDQFDGWLTDALAETAELTIEERSSRDGIRGRQVTLR; from the coding sequence ATGGGCAAGAAGAGCAAACGGGGTAGCGGGCCGCGTCCGGGAAGTAATCGAGCCGAGCGGGTGGCCGCACGCAAGGCGCGGGCGGCGGCCGCGCTCGAGCCATCGCCGCGCCCGTTCGCCGGTCTCGCCGCCGAGTGTGACCTGGTGGCGTTGCGTGCCTTCGTCCCGTCGGCGACCGCGGTGCTCGACCTCATCGAGCCCGGACCACCGCAACCGGAGTTGACGTCGGTGATGCCCGACGACACCACGCCGGCCCCCCCGACACCGGATCCGACGCGCAACAACGTCGCGCTGGCCACCATCCTGCCCGGCGCGGTCGCGGCGATCACCCGTGAAGTACGCGGCGCCACAGAGGGTTTGGCGGCATTGCAGACCGATCCCGACCCCGATGACCTGAATCGGGCGCTCGCGGCGGCCATCGAATGGGCTGCACACACCGGCCCCGGAAACGAGTACCGGCACGGCGGCGAGGAGACCGATGGCCCCGAGCTCGCCGACATCCTCGACGTCGACGCGCAGCTGCCGATCATCGTGCACAACGATTTCTCGTGGTGGTTCCCGCCGGGCAACGAGATGCCGCCGGAGATCGCGGCGATGCTCGAGCGCGCCAACGAAACCGTGCTGCCCACCGCCCGTATGCACGTCGACAGCGGCAACGGGGCACCCTGGTGGGTCGATGCCGGAGAACGGGCTCACCTGCGCTGGGTCCGGCCCGAACCGGAGGACGACGTCATGACCGCCCTCGCGCGACTGCACGCCGCAGGGCGGCTGACGCTGGGGGAGGGGTCGCGCTTCGCCGGATCGTTCCGCACCCACGGACTGCTGGTGCCGGTGTTCGACCTCGACAACGAGCGTCATCACGAGGAGTGGTACGACGCGCTGGATCAGTTCGACGGGTGGCTCACCGATGCGCTCGCCGAGACCGCCGAGCTGACCATCGAGGAACGCAGTTCGCGCGACGGCATCCGCGGTCGGCAGGTCACGCTGCGCTGA
- a CDS encoding ferritin, producing MSTPERTKFHQLLHDQIGNEFAASQQYIAVAVYYDNHDMPQLAKHFYAQSVEERNHAMMVVQYFLDRDMEVEIPGIDAPRNDFADYRAPIDLALEQERRVTQQIVDLAKSARDSGDYLGEQFMQWFLKEQVEEVATMTTLQTIAERANGNLFDLENFVEREVNGPAAPDATAPTAAGGNL from the coding sequence ATGAGCACTCCCGAACGCACCAAGTTCCACCAGTTGCTGCATGACCAGATCGGCAACGAGTTCGCCGCGTCGCAGCAGTACATCGCCGTCGCGGTCTACTACGACAACCACGACATGCCGCAGCTGGCCAAGCACTTCTATGCGCAGTCCGTGGAGGAACGCAACCACGCCATGATGGTCGTGCAGTATTTCCTCGACCGCGACATGGAGGTCGAAATCCCCGGAATCGATGCTCCGCGAAACGATTTCGCCGACTATCGAGCTCCCATCGACCTGGCTCTCGAACAGGAACGTCGGGTGACCCAGCAGATCGTCGACCTGGCCAAGTCGGCCCGCGACAGCGGCGACTATCTCGGCGAACAGTTCATGCAGTGGTTCCTGAAGGAACAGGTCGAGGAGGTCGCCACCATGACGACGTTGCAGACCATCGCCGAGCGCGCCAACGGCAACCTGTTCGATCTGGAGAACTTCGTCGAGCGCGAGGTGAACGGTCCGGCCGCACCCGATGCCACTGCGCCCACTGCGGCCGGCGGCAACCTCTGA